The following proteins are co-located in the Onychomys torridus chromosome 6, mOncTor1.1, whole genome shotgun sequence genome:
- the Rorc gene encoding nuclear receptor ROR-gamma isoform X1: MDRAPQRHHRTSRELLAAKKTHTSQIEVIPCKICGDKSSGIHYGVITCEGCKGFFRRSQQCNVAYSCTRQQNCPIDRTSRNRCQHCRLQKCLALGMSRDAVKFGRMSKKQRDSLHAEVQKQLQQQQQQQQEQVAKTPPAGGHGADTLTYTLGLPDGQLPLGASPDLPEASACPPGLLKASGSGPPYSNNLAKTEVQGASCHLEYSPERGKAEGRDSIYSTASQLTSGRRGLPFEGPRHPELGEAEQGADSHCSPGFCSAPEAPYASLTDIEYLVQNVCKSYRETCQLRLEDLLRQRTDLFSREEVASYQRKSMWEMWERCAHHLTEAIQYVVEFAKRLSGFMELCQNDQIILLKAGAMEVVLVRMCRAYNADNHTVFFEGKYGGVELFRALGCSELISSIFDFSHFLSALRFSEDEIALYTALVLINANRPGLQEKRRVEHLQYNLELAFHHHLCKTHRQGLLAKLPPKGKLRSLCSQHVEKLQIFQHLHPIVVQAAFPPLYKELFSTDVESPEGPTK, from the exons caCAAATTGAAGTAATTCCTTGCAAGATCTGTGGGGATAAGTCGTCTGGGATCCACTACGGGGTTATCACCTGTGAGGGGTGCAAG GGCTTCTTCCGCCGCAGCCAACAGTGTAATGTGGCCTACTCCTGCACCCGTCAGCAGAACTGCCCCATCGACCGCACCAGTCGAAACCGATGCCAACACTGCCGCCTGCAGAAGTGCCTGGCTCTGGGCATGTCTCGAGACG CTGTTAAGTTCGGCCGAATGTCCAAGAAGCAGAGGGACAGTCTCCATGCAGAAGTGCAGAAACaattgcagcagcagcagcagcagcagcaggaacaagTGGCCAAGACTCCTCCGGCAGGGGGCCATGGAGCAGATACCCTTACATACACGTTGGGGCTCCCAGATGGGCAGCTACCCCTGGGCGCCTCACCTGACCTACCTGAGGCCTCCGCTTGTCCCCCTGGCCTGCTGAAAGCCTCAGGCTCTGGGCCACCATATTCCAACAACTTGGCCAAAACAGAGGTCCAAGGAGCCTCCTGCCATCTTGAGTACAGCCCAGAGCGAGGCAAAGCCGAAGGCAGAGACAGCATCTATAGCACAGCCAGCCAGCTTACTTCTGGAAGACGTGGACTTCCTTTTGAGGGACCCAGGCATCCTGAGCTTGGGGAAGCAGAACAGGGTGCAGACAGCCACTGCAGTCCCGGTTTCTGCAGTGCCCCAGAGGCACCGTATGCCTCTCTAACAGACATAG AGTACCTGGTACAGAACGTCTGCAAGTCCtacagagagacctgccagctgcgcCTGGAGGATCTGCTGCGGCAGCGCACCGACCTCTTCTCCAGGGAGGAGGTAGCCAGCTACCAGAGGAAG TCAATGTGGGAGATGTGGGAACGCTGTGCCCACCACCTCACTGAGGCCATTCAGTATGTGGTGGAGTTTGCCAAGCGGCTCTCGGGTTTCATGGAGCTCTGCCAGAATGACCAGATCATACTACTGAAAGCAG GAGCAATGGAAGTTGTGCTTGTCAGGATGTGCCGGGCCTACAATGCTGACAACCATACAGTCTTTTTTGAAGGCAAATATGGTGGCGTGGAGCTGTTCCGAGCCTTGG GCTGCAGCGAGCTCATCAGCTCCATATTCGACTTTTCCCACTTCCTCAGTGCCTTGCGTTTTTCTGAGGATGAGATTGCCCTCTACACAGCCCTGGTTCTCATCAATGCCA ACCGACCCGGGCTCCAAGAGAAAAGGAGAGTGGAGCATCTGCAGTACAACCTGGAGCTGGCCTTCCACCATCATCTCTGCAAGACTCATCGTCAAGGCCTCCTCGCCAAG CTGCCACCCAAAGGGAAACTCCGGAGCCTGTGCAGCCAGCATGTGGAAAAGCTGCAGATCTTCCAGCATCTCCACCCCATCGTGGTCCAAGCTGCCTTCCCTCCACTCTATAAGGAACTCTTCAGCACTGATGTTGAGTCCCCTGAGGGGCCAACCAAGTGA
- the Rorc gene encoding nuclear receptor ROR-gamma isoform X2, whose amino-acid sequence MDRAPQRHHRTSRELLAAKKTHTSQIEVIPCKICGDKSSGIHYGVITCEGCKGFFRRSQQCNVAYSCTRQQNCPIDRTSRNRCQHCRLQKCLALGMSRDAVKFGRMSKKQRDSLHAEVQKQLQQQQQQQQEQVAKTPPAGGHGADTLTYTLGLPDGQLPLGASPDLPEASACPPGLLKASGSGPPYSNNLAKTEVQGASCHLEYSPERGKAEGRDSIYSTASQLTSGRRGLPFEGPRHPELGEAEQGADSHCSPGFCSAPEAPYASLTDIEYLVQNVCKSYRETCQLRLEDLLRQRTDLFSREEVASYQRKSMWEMWERCAHHLTEAIQYVVEFAKRLSGFMELCQNDQIILLKAGAMEVVLVRMCRAYNADNHTVFFEGKYGGVELFRALDRPGLQEKRRVEHLQYNLELAFHHHLCKTHRQGLLAKLPPKGKLRSLCSQHVEKLQIFQHLHPIVVQAAFPPLYKELFSTDVESPEGPTK is encoded by the exons caCAAATTGAAGTAATTCCTTGCAAGATCTGTGGGGATAAGTCGTCTGGGATCCACTACGGGGTTATCACCTGTGAGGGGTGCAAG GGCTTCTTCCGCCGCAGCCAACAGTGTAATGTGGCCTACTCCTGCACCCGTCAGCAGAACTGCCCCATCGACCGCACCAGTCGAAACCGATGCCAACACTGCCGCCTGCAGAAGTGCCTGGCTCTGGGCATGTCTCGAGACG CTGTTAAGTTCGGCCGAATGTCCAAGAAGCAGAGGGACAGTCTCCATGCAGAAGTGCAGAAACaattgcagcagcagcagcagcagcagcaggaacaagTGGCCAAGACTCCTCCGGCAGGGGGCCATGGAGCAGATACCCTTACATACACGTTGGGGCTCCCAGATGGGCAGCTACCCCTGGGCGCCTCACCTGACCTACCTGAGGCCTCCGCTTGTCCCCCTGGCCTGCTGAAAGCCTCAGGCTCTGGGCCACCATATTCCAACAACTTGGCCAAAACAGAGGTCCAAGGAGCCTCCTGCCATCTTGAGTACAGCCCAGAGCGAGGCAAAGCCGAAGGCAGAGACAGCATCTATAGCACAGCCAGCCAGCTTACTTCTGGAAGACGTGGACTTCCTTTTGAGGGACCCAGGCATCCTGAGCTTGGGGAAGCAGAACAGGGTGCAGACAGCCACTGCAGTCCCGGTTTCTGCAGTGCCCCAGAGGCACCGTATGCCTCTCTAACAGACATAG AGTACCTGGTACAGAACGTCTGCAAGTCCtacagagagacctgccagctgcgcCTGGAGGATCTGCTGCGGCAGCGCACCGACCTCTTCTCCAGGGAGGAGGTAGCCAGCTACCAGAGGAAG TCAATGTGGGAGATGTGGGAACGCTGTGCCCACCACCTCACTGAGGCCATTCAGTATGTGGTGGAGTTTGCCAAGCGGCTCTCGGGTTTCATGGAGCTCTGCCAGAATGACCAGATCATACTACTGAAAGCAG GAGCAATGGAAGTTGTGCTTGTCAGGATGTGCCGGGCCTACAATGCTGACAACCATACAGTCTTTTTTGAAGGCAAATATGGTGGCGTGGAGCTGTTCCGAGCCTTGG ACCGACCCGGGCTCCAAGAGAAAAGGAGAGTGGAGCATCTGCAGTACAACCTGGAGCTGGCCTTCCACCATCATCTCTGCAAGACTCATCGTCAAGGCCTCCTCGCCAAG CTGCCACCCAAAGGGAAACTCCGGAGCCTGTGCAGCCAGCATGTGGAAAAGCTGCAGATCTTCCAGCATCTCCACCCCATCGTGGTCCAAGCTGCCTTCCCTCCACTCTATAAGGAACTCTTCAGCACTGATGTTGAGTCCCCTGAGGGGCCAACCAAGTGA
- the Lingo4 gene encoding leucine-rich repeat and immunoglobulin-like domain-containing nogo receptor-interacting protein 4, producing the protein MGQAPALERCSAQLDATLQLLRPQGMDAATAPKQAWLLWSPLLFLLLLPEGSISSCPTVCDCTSQTRAVLCAHRRLDTVPGGLPLDTELLDLSGNRLWGLQRGMLSLLGQLQELDLSYNQLSTLEPGAFHGLQSLLTLRLQGNRLRIVGPGIFSGLPALTLLDLRLNQIVLFLDRAFGELGSLQQLEVGDNHLVFVAPGAFTGLAKLSTLTLERCNLSTVPGLALAQLPALVALRLRELDIERLPAGALQGLGQLKELEIHHWPSLEALDPGSLLGLNLSTLAITRCNLSSVPFQALYHLSFLRVLDLSQNPISAIPARRLSPLIRLQELRLSGACLTSIAAQAFHGLTAFHLLDVADNALQTLEETAFPSPDKLVTLRLSGNPLTCDCRLLWLLRLRRHLDFGTSPPACAGPQHVQGKSLREFSDILPPGHFTCKPALIRKSGPRWVIAEEGGHAVFSCSGDGDPAPTVSWMRPQGAWLGRAGRVRVLEDGTLEIRSVQLRDRGAYVCVVSNVAGNDSLRTWLEVIQVEPPNGTLSDPNITMPGIPGPFFLDSRGIAMVLAVGFLPFLTSVTLCFGLIALWSKGKGRVKHHMAFDFVAPRPSGDKNSGGNRVTAKLF; encoded by the exons ATGGGACAGGCCCCAGCCCTGGAGAGATGCAGCGCCCAACTTGATGCCACCCTCCAGCTTCTCCG GCCTCAGGGGATGGACGCAGCCACAGCTCCAAAGCAAGCCTGGCTTCTGTGGTCCCcactccttttcttgctcctcctacCTGAGGGGAGCATCAGTAGCTGCCCTACTGTGTGTGACTGCACCTCCCAGACCCGGGCAGTACTCTGTGCCCATAGGCGACTGGACACTGTCCCTGGAGGGCTTCCACTGGACACAGAGCTCCTGGATTTGAGTGGAAACCGCCTATGGGGGCTTCAGCGAGGCATGCTCTCCCTACTGGGCCAGCTCCAAGAACTGGACCTCAGCTACAATCAGCTCTCTACCCTTGAGCCTGGGGCCTTCCATGGCTTACAAAGTCTACTCACCCTGAGGCTCCAGGGCAATCGACTGAGaattgtgggtcctgggatcttCTCAGGCCTGCCTGCTCTCACACTGCTGGACCTCCGCCTCAACCAGATTGTCCTTTTCCTAGACAGAGCCTTTGGTGAGCTAGGCAGCCTCCAGCAGCTGGAGGTTGGAGACAATCACCTGGTGTTCGTGGCTCCTGGGGCCTTCACAGGGCTGGCCAAGCTAAGTACCCTCACCCTGGAACGCTGCAAcctcagcacagtgcctggcctAGCCCTTGCCCAGCTCCCAGCTCTAGTAGCTCTTAGGCTTCGAGAACTGGATATTGAGAGGCTGCCAGCTGGGGCGCTTCAAGGGCTAGGGCAgctaaaggagctggagatccaCCACTGGCCATCCCTGGAGGCCCTGGACCCAGGGAGCCTGCTTGGGCTCAATCTGAGCACCCTGGCCATCACCCGCTGCAATCTGAGCTCAGTACCCTTCCAAGCACTATACCACCTGAGCTTCCTCCGGGTCTTGGATCTATCTCAGAATCCTATCTCAGCCATCCCAGCCCGAAGGCTCAGCCCCCTCATCCGGCTCCAGGAGCTCAGGCTGTCAGGAGCCTGCCTCACTTCCATCGCTGCCCAGGCCTTCCATGGCCTGACTGCCTTCCACTTGCTGGATGTAGCAGACAACGCTCTCCAGACTCTGGAGGAAACAGCCTTTCCTTCTCCAGATAAACTGGTCACCCTGAGGCTGTCTGGTAACCCCCTAACCTGTGATTGCCGCCTCCTCTGGCTGCTCCGCCTCCGTCGCCACCTGGATTTTGGCACCTCCCCGCCTGCGTGTGCTGGCCCCCAGCATGTCCAAGGCAAGAGCCTAAGGGAGTTTTCAGACATCCTGCCTCCAGGCCACTTCACTTGCAAACCAGCCCTGATCCGAAAGTCAGGGCCCCGGTGGGTCAttgcagaggagggagggcatgCTGTTTTCTCCTGCTCTGGAGATGGAGATCCAGCCCCCACTGTCTCCTGGATGAGGCCTCAGGGAGCTTGGCTGGGAAGGGCCGGGAGAGTAAGGGTCCTCGAGGATGGCACACTGGAGATTCGCTCGGTGCAGCTGCGGGACAGGGGGGCCTATGTCTGTGTAGTCAGCAATGTTGCTGGGAATGACTCCCTGAGGACCTGGCTGGAAGTTATCCAAGTTGAACCACCAAATGGCACTCTCTCTGACCCCAATATCACCATGCCAGGGATCCCAGGGCCTTTCTTTCTGGACAGCAGGGGTATAGCTATGGTGCTGGCAGTGGGCTTTCTCCCCTTCCTCACCTCAGTGACCCTCTGCTTCGGTCTGATCGCTCTTTGGAGTAAGGGCAAGGGCCGGGTCAAGCACCACATGGCTTTTGATTTTGTGGCACCTCGGCCCTCTGGGGATAAGAACTCTGGGGGTAACCGGGTCACTGCCAAGCTATTCTGA